In Cherax quadricarinatus isolate ZL_2023a chromosome 91, ASM3850222v1, whole genome shotgun sequence, a single window of DNA contains:
- the LOC128704908 gene encoding uncharacterized protein, with protein sequence MRLSDLRVLVVIVGLCLLVDLVLSKPEARRPAKKKSRPILRVRPRRRYGYHYGGGWSTNVLHNIVEVKPFFIFPGAILPKEMMTDATFTILAPPALLAPPAPLAPPAPLVPPALLAPPAPLAPPALLALPALLAPPATPALPAPPVLLAPPALPALSVSELSAPPTLPPPSALSVPPASPELQVAPVVTTLQLSPTPPVVITPVVYTTTNNHHHHHSPY encoded by the exons ATGCGTCTTTCAGATCTCA gagtactggtggtgatagttgggCTCTGTCTCCTGGTCGACCTCGTCCTCTCTAAACCAG AAGCCAGACGACCTGCCAAGAAGAAGTCACGACCCATCTTAAGAGTACGACCCAGAAGACGATACGGTTATCACTATGGTGGAGGCTGGAGCACCAATGTCCTTCACAACATTGTGGAAGTCAAACCTTTCTTCAT ATTCCCAGGCGCTATCCTACCGAAGGAGATGATGACAGATGCGACCTTTACtatactagcaccaccagcactgctagcaccaccagcaccactagcaccaccagcaccactagtaccaccagcactactagcaccaccagcaccactagcaccaccagcactactagcactaccagcactactagcaccaccggcaacaccagcactaccagcaccaccagtattactagcaccaccagcacttccAGCATTATCAGTATCAGAATTATccgcaccaccaacactaccaccaccatcagcactatctgtaccaccagcatcaccagaatTACAAGTAGCACCAGTCGTCACCACCCTtcagttgtcaccaacaccgccagtggtaataacaccagtggtatacaccaccaccaacaaccaccaccaccaccactctccctattaa
- the LOC128704911 gene encoding uncharacterized protein, which yields MRLYSLRVMAVMVGLCLLVHHALSDPDPHHGHGHHGHRRGGGWDGYGGGWDGYGGANAAGGAGGSSQNVLQNDIVVKPVIVLQDGTAIPGQVVAEVPAE from the exons ATGCGTCTCTACAGCCTCA GAGTCATGGCGGTGATGGTTGGGCTGTGTCTCCTGGTCCACCACGCTCTCTCTGATCCAG ATCCTCATCACGGGCATGGCCACCATGGCCACAGGCGTGGTGGTGGCTgggatggttatggtggtggctgggatggttatggtggtgccaacgctgctggtggtgctggcggcaGCAGCCAAAATGTCCTTCAAAATGACATCGTGGTCAAGCCTGTCATAGT ACTGCAGGACGGTACAGCAATACCTGGacaagtagtagcagaagtaccAGCAGAGTAG